From a region of the Corallococcus coralloides DSM 2259 genome:
- a CDS encoding TolC family protein, with protein sequence MSAFLVVATLLTATPITLEETRQLGRKNTQALQAALDVAVAQEDQRVARSGLLPQVQLNLGPSLDYVGRRRQVFTVPISETETVTREVVATSNTADSYFASLGLSQVIYNRGLWKQLEQAGVNVDAVRNQAIEESDTSELEAIRRFFNLFLSQASLDVLKATAQRSEEQLERARALFTAGRVGKSEEIAARVNLGNDRINVVQRQNQLVADQVQLAVWLARPGTELLQAVDPGVLQQEPAPAPALDDAIKQAREHRALLKALQQRVQVAELQRAIVQGDYIPRVGLSARYSHNSQAPGPFFSEPGYGNIFNGGITLTWDLFNGFNTDAQSARAQVNIRKAELTFAQTARELEAEVRRSHQVLEGQIASAKLATDNRAVAQQGLALAEERFRAGAGSTLDVRDAQLKLTQAELVLLQSRIDVEIARYALFRAMGTLNPGDSQ encoded by the coding sequence GTGAGCGCCTTCCTCGTCGTCGCGACGCTGCTCACCGCCACGCCCATCACGCTGGAGGAGACGCGCCAGCTGGGCCGCAAGAACACCCAGGCGCTCCAGGCCGCGCTGGATGTCGCCGTGGCCCAGGAGGACCAGCGCGTGGCGCGCTCCGGCCTCCTGCCGCAGGTGCAGCTCAACCTGGGCCCCAGCCTGGACTACGTGGGCCGGCGACGGCAGGTCTTCACCGTCCCCATCAGTGAGACGGAGACCGTCACGCGGGAGGTGGTGGCTACCTCCAACACGGCGGACAGCTACTTCGCGTCCCTGGGCCTGTCGCAGGTCATCTACAACCGCGGCCTCTGGAAGCAGCTGGAGCAGGCGGGCGTCAACGTGGACGCAGTGCGCAACCAGGCCATTGAAGAGTCGGACACCTCCGAGCTGGAGGCCATCCGCCGCTTCTTCAACCTCTTCCTGTCGCAGGCCTCGCTGGACGTGCTCAAGGCCACCGCGCAGCGCAGCGAGGAGCAGCTGGAGCGCGCGCGCGCCCTCTTCACCGCGGGCCGCGTGGGCAAGTCCGAGGAGATCGCCGCCCGGGTCAACCTGGGCAACGACCGCATCAACGTCGTGCAGCGCCAGAACCAGCTGGTGGCGGACCAGGTGCAGCTGGCCGTGTGGCTGGCGCGCCCCGGCACGGAGCTGCTCCAGGCGGTGGACCCCGGCGTGCTCCAGCAGGAGCCCGCGCCGGCGCCCGCCCTGGATGACGCCATCAAGCAGGCCCGCGAGCACCGCGCCCTGCTCAAGGCGCTCCAGCAGCGCGTGCAGGTGGCGGAGCTGCAGCGGGCCATCGTGCAGGGCGACTACATCCCCCGCGTGGGCCTGTCCGCGCGGTACTCGCACAACAGCCAGGCCCCGGGCCCGTTCTTCAGCGAGCCCGGCTACGGCAACATCTTCAACGGCGGCATCACGCTGACGTGGGACCTGTTCAACGGCTTCAACACGGACGCCCAGTCCGCGCGCGCCCAGGTCAACATCCGCAAGGCGGAGCTGACGTTCGCGCAGACGGCGCGGGAGCTGGAGGCGGAGGTGCGCCGCTCCCACCAGGTGCTGGAAGGACAGATTGCCTCCGCGAAGCTCGCGACGGACAACCGCGCGGTCGCCCAGCAGGGCCTGGCGCTGGCGGAGGAGCGCTTCCGCGCGGGCGCCGGCTCCACGCTGGACGTGCGAGACGCGCAGCTCAAGTTGACCCAGGCGGAGCTGGTGTTGCTCCAGAGCCGCATCGATGTCGAAATCGCCCGCTATGCCCTGTTCCGGGCCATGGGCACGCTGAACCCGGGAGACTCACAATGA
- a CDS encoding efflux RND transporter periplasmic adaptor subunit — protein sequence MTWWKAAIAGALLLGAVAITVGGLRDRPPPTQEVQMAKARKGTITRTITGAGKVQAATTVKISSNLSGDLVALKVKDGDAITKGQVLGQIDKRYYEAAVKQATASRDAARSEVQVSEVDAVRQRAELARVKGLAEKGLASAAEVEQSQAVVDTAEARLAAARQRVAQSSAVLEQASTDLARTTLLSPIDGNVIELTREVGERVRGSDFSEDVVMTIAALNQMEVKFEVGEHEVVHLKYGQPAEVTLDALEGQSFTGTVVEIAQKATIKNPGTEAEVTSFPITVALDARPPGVLPGMSAEARISAETHNDAVLVPIQAVTVRAERSLPDYQAPVEGTSLTAKRRTEALAKVVFVVDNDNKAQVRRVRTGIASDTELEVLEGLQVGDRVVEGPYRTLSKELSHGDAVREPEKAAAKGKS from the coding sequence ATGACGTGGTGGAAGGCGGCAATCGCCGGCGCGCTGTTGCTTGGAGCGGTGGCCATCACCGTGGGCGGCCTGCGGGACCGGCCGCCCCCGACGCAGGAAGTCCAGATGGCCAAGGCCCGCAAGGGCACCATCACCCGCACCATCACCGGTGCGGGCAAGGTGCAGGCGGCCACCACCGTGAAGATCTCCTCCAACCTGTCCGGCGACCTGGTCGCCCTCAAGGTGAAGGACGGCGACGCCATCACCAAGGGGCAGGTGCTGGGGCAGATCGACAAGCGCTACTACGAGGCGGCCGTGAAGCAGGCCACCGCGTCGCGCGACGCGGCCCGCTCCGAGGTCCAGGTGTCGGAGGTGGACGCCGTGCGCCAGCGCGCGGAGCTGGCCCGCGTGAAGGGGCTCGCGGAGAAGGGGCTCGCGTCCGCCGCGGAGGTGGAGCAGTCCCAGGCGGTGGTGGACACCGCCGAGGCGCGCCTTGCCGCCGCCCGGCAGCGCGTGGCCCAGAGCAGCGCCGTGCTGGAGCAGGCCTCCACGGACCTGGCGCGCACCACGCTCCTGTCCCCCATCGACGGCAACGTGATTGAGCTGACGCGTGAAGTGGGCGAGCGCGTGCGCGGCTCCGACTTCTCCGAGGACGTGGTGATGACCATCGCCGCGCTCAACCAGATGGAGGTGAAGTTCGAGGTGGGTGAGCACGAGGTCGTCCACCTGAAGTACGGCCAGCCCGCGGAGGTGACGCTGGACGCGCTGGAGGGCCAGTCCTTCACCGGCACCGTGGTGGAGATCGCCCAGAAGGCCACCATCAAGAACCCGGGCACGGAGGCCGAAGTCACGAGCTTCCCCATCACCGTCGCCCTGGACGCGCGTCCGCCGGGCGTGCTCCCCGGCATGAGCGCCGAGGCGCGCATCAGCGCGGAGACGCACAACGACGCGGTGCTGGTGCCCATCCAGGCCGTCACGGTGCGCGCGGAGCGCTCGCTGCCGGACTACCAGGCGCCGGTGGAGGGCACGTCCCTCACCGCCAAGCGCCGCACGGAGGCGCTGGCCAAGGTCGTGTTCGTGGTGGACAACGACAACAAGGCGCAGGTGCGCCGCGTGCGCACCGGCATCGCCTCCGACACGGAGCTGGAGGTGCTGGAGGGCCTGCAGGTCGGCGACCGCGTGGTGGAGGGCCCCTACCGCACGCTGTCCAAGGAGCTGTCCCACGGGGACGCGGTGCGCGAGCCGGAGAAGGCCGCGGCGAAGGGCAAGTCGTGA
- a CDS encoding ABC transporter ATP-binding protein produces MTSTPAPDAGPLIQVEGLTRAFFVGGEEVRALRGVSFGIQRGEWVAIIGQSGSGKSTLMNVLGCLDTPTSGRYMLNGKDVSRMDDDDLAVIRNVEIGFIFQTFQLLPRETALANVELPLVYRGMGAKERRERAKAALDKVQLTHRMHHRPNELSGGQRQRVAIARALVSEPSMLLADEPTGNLDSATGEEIVKLFEQLHRAGHTLVLVTHEPKLAARCPRAIRLSDGEIVADGPGPEVAMGGGHGVVPQAGTA; encoded by the coding sequence GTGACGTCCACCCCTGCACCGGACGCGGGCCCCCTCATCCAGGTGGAGGGGCTCACGCGGGCCTTCTTCGTGGGCGGTGAAGAGGTGCGCGCGCTGCGCGGCGTGTCCTTTGGCATCCAGCGGGGGGAGTGGGTGGCCATCATCGGCCAGTCCGGCTCCGGCAAGAGCACGCTCATGAACGTGCTGGGCTGCCTGGATACGCCCACGAGCGGCCGCTACATGCTCAACGGCAAGGACGTGTCGCGCATGGACGACGACGACCTGGCCGTCATCCGCAACGTGGAGATCGGCTTCATCTTCCAGACGTTCCAGCTGCTGCCCCGCGAGACGGCGCTCGCCAACGTGGAGCTGCCGCTGGTGTACCGGGGGATGGGCGCGAAGGAGCGGCGCGAGCGGGCGAAGGCGGCGCTGGACAAGGTGCAGCTCACGCACCGCATGCACCACCGGCCCAACGAGCTGTCGGGCGGTCAGCGCCAGCGCGTGGCCATCGCGCGGGCGCTGGTGTCGGAGCCGTCCATGCTCCTGGCGGACGAGCCCACGGGCAACCTGGACTCGGCCACCGGCGAGGAGATCGTCAAGCTCTTCGAGCAGCTGCACCGGGCGGGGCACACGCTGGTGCTCGTCACGCACGAGCCCAAGCTGGCCGCGCGCTGTCCCCGGGCCATCCGGTTGAGCGACGGGGAAATTGTCGCGGACGGGCCGGGGCCGGAGGTGGCGATGGGCGGCGGGCACGGGGTGGTGCCGCAAGCAGGCACCGCATGA
- a CDS encoding ABC transporter permease, with the protein MSFRRVFRVDVLEGARIAVFSLQANRMRTVLTTLGIGIGVATLLAIVGIIQGLNSSFEKQLATLGANTVFISKYPWMIKGNWWIYRNRKNFTLEQVAQLRSQADFITAISPAVMRMSDVAHGALQVSNVRINGVWSDYQAIGNYEVVSGRFLTRADEEVNRAVTVLGADVAASLFPSISPLGQTVRIDGRPFQVVGTLGRKGKVVAENMDLSVFMPFKTFNSHFGKGRPMQIAIAVADAGQMAKVEDQLVGIMRRVRATPPGQADDFNVNRTDSLAATYEQLTGALYAVATGVGLITLLVGGIGIMNIMLVSVRERTREIGVRRALGARQRTIVLQFLMEASSVSAVGGLLGTTVGLGTAKIVSLVTPLAADVRPSTVVGGVAFAALVGLLFGIWPAARAAKLDPVEALRYE; encoded by the coding sequence ATGAGCTTCCGGCGGGTCTTCCGCGTGGACGTGCTGGAGGGGGCCCGCATCGCGGTGTTCTCCCTCCAGGCGAACCGGATGCGCACGGTGCTCACGACGCTGGGCATCGGCATCGGCGTGGCCACGCTGCTCGCCATTGTCGGCATCATCCAGGGGCTCAACTCGTCCTTCGAGAAGCAACTGGCCACGCTGGGCGCGAACACGGTCTTCATCTCCAAGTACCCCTGGATGATCAAGGGGAACTGGTGGATCTACCGCAACCGGAAGAACTTCACGCTGGAGCAGGTGGCGCAGCTGCGCTCCCAGGCGGACTTCATCACCGCCATCTCCCCGGCGGTGATGCGCATGTCGGACGTGGCGCACGGCGCCCTCCAGGTCTCCAACGTGCGCATCAACGGCGTGTGGAGCGACTACCAGGCCATCGGCAACTACGAGGTGGTGTCCGGTCGCTTCCTCACCCGCGCTGACGAGGAGGTGAACCGGGCGGTGACGGTGCTGGGCGCGGACGTGGCCGCCTCGCTCTTTCCCAGCATCAGCCCGCTGGGGCAGACGGTGCGCATCGACGGGCGGCCCTTCCAGGTGGTGGGCACGCTGGGGCGCAAGGGGAAGGTCGTGGCGGAGAACATGGACCTGTCCGTGTTCATGCCCTTCAAGACCTTCAACTCGCACTTCGGCAAGGGGCGGCCCATGCAGATCGCCATCGCCGTGGCGGACGCGGGGCAGATGGCGAAGGTGGAGGACCAGCTGGTGGGCATCATGCGGCGCGTGCGCGCGACGCCGCCGGGCCAGGCGGACGACTTCAACGTCAACCGGACGGACTCGCTCGCGGCGACCTACGAGCAGCTCACCGGCGCACTCTACGCGGTGGCCACGGGCGTAGGCCTCATCACGCTGCTGGTGGGCGGCATCGGCATCATGAACATCATGCTGGTGTCGGTGCGTGAGCGGACGCGGGAGATTGGTGTCCGCCGGGCGCTGGGCGCGCGCCAGCGCACCATCGTGCTCCAGTTCCTGATGGAGGCCTCCAGCGTGTCCGCGGTGGGGGGCCTGTTGGGGACGACGGTCGGGCTGGGCACGGCGAAGATCGTCTCCCTGGTGACGCCGCTGGCGGCGGACGTGCGCCCCAGCACGGTGGTGGGCGGGGTGGCATTCGCCGCGCTGGTAGGCCTGCTGTTCGGCATCTGGCCGGCCGCGCGGGCGGCGAAGCTGGACCCGGTGGAAGCGCTCCGCTACGAATAA
- a CDS encoding ABC transporter permease — translation MRAFLDNLRLALGTFLGNPLRSLLTLVGIVIGVATVITMMALIEGLREQVNKNLGSLGAHTFEVTKWPTGFGRINWAKYAKRKDLLGDDVRAIVESCPSVGAATPTSQEWGKKLTTAFRETPPSVSVLGTEPTYLETSGVVVSTGRFFNETETLDGRPVMVIGVDLADTLFPGMNPVGSEVRLQGRPFQVIGVLQKRGSVMGMASQDNQAIVPMRAFQQFYGKNRSVEIDIQARDGESFQKAQDEVVNLMRRRRGLTPQEANDFEVHTNESMTASFNELSQVIAFAGVGVCLLSLVVGGIGILNIMLMSVTERTREIGIRKALGARRRRILGQFATEAVMLSLVGGVLGLGLGFGFVFLGKWVLLFPMSVPMWAVLLSLGMSCGVGLIFGIYPASRAARLDPVEAMRAE, via the coding sequence ATGCGGGCCTTCCTGGACAACCTTCGGCTGGCGCTGGGCACGTTCCTGGGCAACCCGCTGCGCTCGCTGCTGACGCTGGTGGGTATCGTCATCGGCGTGGCCACCGTCATCACGATGATGGCCCTCATCGAGGGCCTGCGCGAACAGGTGAACAAGAACCTGGGCAGCCTGGGCGCGCACACCTTCGAGGTGACGAAGTGGCCCACCGGCTTCGGCCGCATCAACTGGGCGAAGTACGCCAAACGCAAGGACCTGCTCGGCGACGACGTGCGCGCCATCGTGGAGTCGTGTCCCTCGGTGGGGGCGGCCACTCCTACGTCGCAGGAGTGGGGCAAGAAGCTGACCACGGCGTTCCGGGAGACGCCCCCTTCGGTGAGCGTCCTGGGCACGGAGCCCACGTACCTGGAGACGAGCGGCGTCGTCGTGTCGACTGGCCGCTTCTTCAACGAGACGGAGACGCTGGATGGCCGCCCGGTGATGGTCATTGGCGTGGACCTGGCGGACACTCTCTTCCCGGGCATGAATCCGGTGGGCTCCGAGGTGCGGCTGCAGGGCCGGCCGTTCCAGGTGATTGGCGTGCTGCAGAAGCGCGGCAGCGTCATGGGGATGGCCAGCCAGGACAACCAGGCCATCGTGCCCATGCGCGCCTTCCAGCAGTTCTACGGCAAGAACCGCTCGGTGGAGATCGACATCCAGGCGCGCGACGGTGAGTCCTTCCAGAAGGCGCAGGATGAAGTGGTGAACCTGATGCGCCGCCGCCGGGGCCTCACGCCGCAGGAGGCGAACGACTTCGAGGTGCACACCAACGAGTCCATGACGGCGTCCTTCAACGAGCTGTCACAGGTCATCGCGTTCGCGGGCGTGGGCGTGTGCCTGCTGTCGCTGGTGGTGGGCGGCATCGGCATCCTGAACATCATGCTGATGTCGGTGACGGAGCGGACGCGGGAGATTGGCATCCGCAAGGCGCTGGGCGCGCGCCGCCGCCGCATCCTGGGCCAGTTCGCCACGGAGGCGGTGATGCTGTCGCTCGTGGGCGGCGTGCTGGGGCTGGGGCTGGGCTTCGGGTTCGTCTTCCTGGGCAAGTGGGTGCTGCTGTTCCCCATGAGCGTGCCCATGTGGGCCGTGCTGCTGTCCTTGGGGATGAGCTGTGGCGTGGGGCTCATCTTCGGCATCTACCCGGCGTCGCGCGCGGCGCGGCTGGATCCGGTGGAGGCGATGCGCGCGGAGTAG
- a CDS encoding HEAT repeat domain-containing protein has protein sequence MGDALAEARRRASGDDLASLRRLDALMVRSGFRHADRTPREWVAELVAQGKSRRGDTYDAHEALRAIGLGAVPALLEVLATPQLAEKESADANIRLNVLEALMAPRPPPRCAVPAVLGLLSRRSARVQRQGMRALVSLRPRPTRLAVRLLLEACQDKTQWQARATALDALAALDGPVPDDVLHEALKRLSDESPYVRRSALRLLGRCTPPSEEVLHALEEQVVLDDESRVVVLQVLSWLSPSRALPLLDRTARGLVGLLPNDRDGARQGLFALHLLAGMGARARPAVGLLRRVVTHAVKRGHGDPFAWRMRVHAESVADAIVRCAPLPVEARTPGAGSPRLALALAGAGPLPVDAEHPDSARLQAWVDSLGPLSQEEEVRLCVAVARVAARVWDRHGPENDGAQSSLLALEEWVLAPDEAHQRRAMEIGLFVPSQLLASELFNAAWCLHYATLMVADAEKRHVGFTGLTPKEPEHLLATCAFAAYRALRSGACMTVDEGWRDSTLTWQRTPDEALAFLHRAMVDEVLPWARGEWDPLRDVLRERRRLLMEE, from the coding sequence ATGGGTGACGCACTGGCGGAAGCCCGGCGGCGGGCCTCCGGAGACGACCTTGCCTCGCTGCGCAGGCTGGACGCGCTGATGGTGCGCTCGGGCTTCCGGCACGCGGACCGCACGCCCCGCGAGTGGGTGGCGGAGCTGGTGGCGCAGGGGAAGTCGCGGAGGGGCGATACGTACGACGCGCACGAAGCGCTGCGGGCCATTGGCCTGGGAGCGGTGCCCGCGCTGCTGGAGGTGCTGGCGACGCCCCAACTGGCGGAGAAGGAGTCCGCGGACGCGAACATCCGCTTGAACGTGCTCGAGGCGTTGATGGCGCCGCGTCCGCCGCCCCGGTGCGCGGTGCCCGCGGTGTTGGGCCTCCTGTCCCGGCGGAGCGCCCGGGTCCAGCGCCAGGGGATGCGGGCCCTGGTGTCCCTGCGTCCCCGTCCCACCCGGCTCGCGGTGCGGCTGTTGCTGGAGGCCTGCCAGGACAAGACGCAGTGGCAGGCGCGAGCGACGGCGTTGGACGCGCTGGCGGCGCTGGACGGTCCCGTCCCGGACGACGTGCTGCACGAAGCCCTGAAGAGGCTCTCGGACGAGAGTCCCTATGTCCGCCGCTCCGCGCTGCGCCTGCTGGGCCGGTGCACTCCGCCTTCCGAGGAGGTCCTTCACGCGCTGGAGGAGCAGGTGGTGCTGGACGATGAGAGCCGCGTCGTCGTCCTCCAGGTGTTGTCCTGGCTGTCGCCTTCGCGTGCGCTGCCCCTGCTGGACAGGACGGCGCGGGGACTGGTGGGCCTTCTTCCGAACGACCGGGATGGGGCGCGGCAGGGGCTCTTCGCGCTCCATCTGCTCGCGGGGATGGGGGCCCGGGCCCGGCCGGCGGTGGGCCTGCTGCGGCGCGTGGTGACGCATGCCGTGAAGCGGGGCCACGGAGATCCCTTCGCCTGGCGCATGCGCGTGCACGCCGAGTCGGTGGCGGACGCCATCGTCCGGTGCGCCCCGTTGCCCGTGGAGGCGCGGACCCCGGGGGCGGGCTCACCGCGACTGGCCCTGGCGCTCGCGGGGGCGGGGCCGCTGCCGGTGGACGCGGAGCATCCGGACTCCGCGCGACTGCAGGCCTGGGTGGATTCGCTGGGGCCGCTGAGCCAGGAAGAAGAGGTCCGGCTGTGCGTGGCGGTGGCGCGCGTCGCGGCGCGGGTCTGGGACAGGCATGGGCCGGAGAACGACGGCGCCCAGTCGAGCCTCCTCGCGCTGGAGGAGTGGGTCCTCGCTCCGGATGAGGCGCACCAGCGCAGGGCGATGGAGATCGGCCTGTTCGTTCCCAGCCAGCTCCTGGCGTCGGAGTTGTTCAACGCGGCGTGGTGCCTCCATTACGCGACGCTGATGGTGGCGGACGCCGAAAAGCGGCACGTGGGCTTTACCGGCCTCACGCCCAAGGAGCCGGAGCACCTGCTGGCGACGTGCGCCTTCGCCGCGTACCGGGCGCTGAGGAGCGGAGCCTGCATGACCGTGGACGAGGGGTGGAGAGACTCCACCCTCACCTGGCAGCGCACGCCCGACGAGGCCCTGGCCTTCCTCCACCGGGCGATGGTGGACGAGGTGCTGCCGTGGGCGCGGGGGGAGTGGGATCCGCTGCGCGACGTCCTGCGCGAGCGGCGCCGGCTGCTGATGGAGGAGTGA
- a CDS encoding GNAT family N-acetyltransferase: MSMISVTLPLPIVPAPFRVRVFTPEDMDGVIALYSHPEVARSLNFTVPVPRETLHQKLTGDLEAMRQGKGIRWVLSKDEDPTPLGYLTLFNWSQKDRRAEVGYMVGRSVWGQGVMTGILPALIRFGFEQLNLHRIEGMVNVRNTASYKALTRAGFQQEGVMRGYQADGNGGGFNDIILLALLEDAWRASVAT, from the coding sequence ATGTCCATGATCTCCGTCACGCTGCCGCTGCCCATCGTCCCCGCGCCGTTCCGGGTGCGCGTCTTCACCCCCGAGGACATGGACGGCGTCATCGCGCTGTACTCGCACCCGGAGGTGGCGCGGAGCCTGAACTTCACGGTGCCCGTGCCGCGGGAGACGCTGCACCAGAAGCTGACCGGCGACCTGGAGGCGATGCGCCAGGGCAAGGGCATCCGGTGGGTGTTGTCGAAGGACGAGGACCCGACGCCCCTGGGCTACCTGACCCTCTTCAACTGGAGCCAGAAGGACCGCCGCGCGGAGGTGGGCTACATGGTGGGCCGCTCTGTGTGGGGGCAGGGCGTGATGACGGGCATCCTGCCCGCGCTGATCCGCTTCGGCTTCGAGCAGCTGAACCTCCACCGCATCGAGGGCATGGTGAACGTGCGCAACACCGCGTCGTACAAGGCGCTGACGCGCGCGGGCTTCCAGCAGGAAGGCGTGATGCGCGGCTACCAGGCCGACGGGAACGGGGGCGGGTTCAACGACATCATCCTGCTCGCGCTGCTCGAGGACGCCTGGCGCGCGTCCGTCGCGACGTAG
- a CDS encoding tetratricopeptide repeat protein, which yields MRVYADVDHRARGLHWERGVAGWLQRASESVRGPLGITFELESARAWDRRGSDGPLEPVLDALEEVDAGEDVDLVVGLVAAPATFSGAQHELGFARVLGRHCVLRGLGGELPVEARQRLEVAVLLHEWAHTLGAPHVRDGRGWMSPKYDAGQTGFDARTLALLGAGLRHLPGARVELEAQKAWARELRVAVEAMTGPAWEGPERDFLLEWTERVRASSVVLGPEGTPHSLTPQERQRLAEVIALEKAGRPEVAAEALEPLAVRHPHNERVQLLACYLAVHVTPGLNATRERCERAIARFPREPSLRMNVALLHLHAGRFDEARDSLVAARTNLEARADVEPAQWADLAALFLRAHCVTWAEETAARAQGLAASTAVLEQAARLRRQVALPARSEARTAVVDPAREGALVRAVSDIEALLHAGSSGPARERVAALAQEYPASPSVTLLQCELHLFQGRLGSARTACERVLAFREDAVQAHLLLGVLATNTRAHARARKHLERVIALEPSRTEAWHLLAREYRGTRQLKTLQARYREQFARDLP from the coding sequence GTGCGCGTGTACGCGGACGTGGACCACCGCGCGCGGGGGCTCCATTGGGAGCGAGGCGTTGCCGGCTGGCTCCAGCGCGCGAGCGAGTCGGTGCGCGGTCCCCTGGGCATCACGTTCGAGCTGGAGTCCGCGCGGGCGTGGGATCGGCGCGGCTCGGACGGTCCGCTGGAGCCGGTGCTGGACGCGCTGGAGGAAGTGGACGCGGGCGAGGACGTGGACCTCGTCGTGGGCCTGGTGGCGGCGCCGGCGACCTTCAGCGGCGCGCAGCACGAGCTGGGCTTCGCGCGCGTGCTGGGGCGGCACTGCGTGTTGCGCGGCCTGGGCGGAGAGCTTCCGGTGGAGGCGCGGCAGCGGCTGGAGGTGGCGGTCCTGCTGCACGAGTGGGCCCACACCCTGGGTGCGCCGCATGTGCGCGACGGGCGGGGATGGATGTCGCCAAAGTACGACGCGGGCCAGACGGGGTTCGATGCGCGGACGCTCGCGCTGCTGGGCGCGGGGCTGAGGCACCTGCCCGGGGCGCGTGTGGAGCTGGAGGCGCAGAAAGCCTGGGCCCGCGAGCTGCGTGTGGCGGTGGAGGCCATGACGGGCCCGGCCTGGGAAGGGCCCGAGCGGGACTTCCTCCTCGAATGGACGGAGCGGGTGCGCGCTTCGAGCGTCGTGCTGGGGCCGGAGGGCACGCCCCATTCGCTGACACCGCAGGAGCGGCAGCGGCTGGCGGAGGTCATCGCCCTGGAGAAGGCGGGCCGGCCGGAGGTGGCCGCGGAGGCCCTGGAGCCGCTGGCCGTGCGGCATCCCCACAACGAACGCGTGCAGTTGCTGGCGTGCTACCTCGCCGTGCACGTCACTCCGGGCCTGAATGCCACGCGCGAGCGCTGCGAGCGGGCCATCGCGCGGTTTCCCCGCGAGCCCTCCCTGCGCATGAACGTCGCGCTGCTCCACCTGCACGCGGGCCGCTTCGACGAGGCCCGGGACAGCCTGGTGGCGGCGAGGACGAACCTGGAGGCCCGCGCGGACGTGGAGCCCGCGCAGTGGGCGGACCTGGCGGCCCTCTTCCTCCGCGCCCACTGCGTGACGTGGGCGGAGGAGACGGCGGCCCGCGCCCAGGGGCTGGCGGCCTCCACGGCCGTGCTGGAACAGGCGGCCCGGCTCCGCAGACAGGTGGCGCTGCCGGCCCGGTCCGAGGCGCGCACCGCTGTCGTTGATCCCGCGCGCGAGGGAGCCCTGGTGCGCGCGGTGTCCGATATCGAGGCGCTGCTGCATGCCGGCTCGTCGGGGCCCGCGCGGGAGCGCGTCGCCGCGCTGGCGCAGGAGTATCCGGCGAGCCCCTCCGTCACGCTCCTGCAATGCGAACTGCACCTGTTCCAGGGGCGCCTGGGCTCCGCGCGCACGGCCTGTGAGCGGGTGCTCGCGTTCCGGGAGGATGCGGTGCAGGCGCACCTGCTGCTCGGCGTGCTGGCGACGAACACCCGTGCGCATGCGCGTGCACGCAAGCACCTGGAGCGGGTCATCGCCCTGGAGCCTTCACGCACGGAGGCGTGGCACCTGCTCGCCCGCGAGTACCGGGGTACCCGCCAGCTGAAGACGCTCCAGGCCCGCTACCGCGAACAGTTCGCGCGCGACCTGCCGTGA